A region of Anopheles merus strain MAF chromosome 2R, AmerM5.1, whole genome shotgun sequence DNA encodes the following proteins:
- the LOC121588586 gene encoding segment polarity protein dishevelled isoform X8: MNMDDKNSTGSGGGGGSSSTGGGSGGGGGGGETKVIYHIDDETTPYLVKIPLPAPQVTLKDFKLVLNKQNINYKYFFKSMDADFGVVKEEIADDATILPCFNGKVVSWLVTADGSNQSDCSELQPTEMIDGRPTLAQLRSMNKPTMNNIMNMPMNPLTYQSASVVSSDLDSTSLFETESEITLDRDMTECSSVQRLQVRKKPQRRKKRAPSMSRTSSYSSITDSTMSLNIITVQINMDTVNFLGISIVGQSNRGGDGGIYVGSIMKGGAVALDGRIEPGDMILQVNDVNFENMTNDEAVRVLREVVQKPGPIKLVVAKCWDPNPKGYFTIPRTEPVRPIDPGAWVAHTAALRSQDTINTDLPESVLERLHADMDMKDIVRAMTKPDSGLEIRDRMWLKITIPNAFIGADVVNWILEHVDGIGDRREARKYVSLMLRRGYIKHTVNKLTFSEQCYYVVGNGIRQDISNMSLEDTESMLSDIAPLPNPPIYMTYSGNYNPSHGYQPIQYGCTGERHPSSGSSSSDILTSKDTSASQSDLAAVIQQTNQMTIANASNKSSGSSNRVLSYL; this comes from the exons ATGAACATGGACGATAAAAACTCGACCGGAAGTGGGGGAGGAGGCGGAAGCAGTAGCACTGGGGGTGGAAGTGGCggaggcggtggcggtggcgaaACGAAAGTGATCTATCACATCGATGATGAAACGACACCGTACCTAGTGAAGATACCGTTACCTGCGCCGCAGGTGACGCTGAAGGACTTTAAGCTGGTTCTGAATAAGCAAAACATCAACTACAAATACTTTTTCAAATCGATGGACGCGGACTTTGGTGTCGTGAAGGAGGAAATTGCGGACGATGCAACAATACTGCCCTGCTTCAATGGGAAGGTCGTGTCGTGGCTGGTGACGGCGGACGGTTCCAATCAGTCCGACTGTTCCGAGCTGCAGCCGACGGAGATGATCGATGGGCGGCCAACGCTGGCCCAGCTGCGCAGCATGAACAAACCCACGATGAACAACATAATGAATATGCCGATGAATCCGCTCACCTACCAGTCGGCTTCGGTCGTATCGAGTGATCTCGACTCGACCAGTCTATTCGAAACGGAGAGCGAAATTACGCTCGATCGTGATATGACGGAGTGCAGCAGCGTGcagcggttgcaggtgcgcaAGAAGCCGCAGCGACGCAAAAAGCGCGCACCGTCCATGTCACGCACCTCGTCCTACAGCTCGATTACCGATTCGACCATGTCGCTCAATATCATCACAGTGCAGATCAACATGGATACGGTGAACTTCCTGGGCATCTCCATTGTGGGGCAGTCGAACCGGGGCGGCGATGGTGGCATCTACGTGGGCAGCATCATGAAGGGCGGTGCGGTCGCACTCGATGGACGAATCGAGCCGGGTGACATGATCCTGCAGGTGAACGATGTCAACTTTGAGAACATGACCAACGACGAAGCGGTTCGGGTGTTGCGCGAGGTCGTGCAGAAGCCCGGCCCGATCAAACTAGTGGTGGCCAAATGCTGGGATCCAAATCCGAAGGGATACTTTACGATCCCGCGCACCGAACCGGTTCGGCCGATCGATCCGGGCGCGTGGGTGGCACATACGGCAGCGCTGCGCTCGCAGGACACGATCAACACCGATCTGCCGGAATCGGTGCTTGAGCGCCTGCACGCCGATATGGACATGAAGGATATTGTACGTGCAATGACAAAGCCCGACAGTGGGCTCGAGATTCGTGACCGGATGTGGCTCAAGATCACCATTCCGAATGCGTTTATCGGCGCGGACGTTGTCAACTGGATACTGGAGCACGTGGACGGTATCGGAGACCGCAGGGAGGCCCGCAAGTACGTCTCGCTAATGCTGAGGCGCGGCTACATCAAGCACACCGTCAACAAGCTAACGTTCTCGGAGCAGTGCTACTACGTCGTCGGCAATGGCATCCGCCAGGACATCTCGAACATGTCGCTCGAGGACACGGAAAGCATGCTGAGCGACATCGCGCCACTGCCCAATCCGCCGATCTACATGACGTACTCTGGTAACTACAACCCGTCGCATGGCTACCAACCGATCCAGTACGGATGCACCGGGGAGCGGCATCCGTCGTCCGGGTCGAGCAGCTCCGACATTCTTACCAGCAAGGACACGTCGGCCTCGCAGAGCGACCTGGCAGCCGTCATACAGCAGACCAACCAGATGACGATCGCAAACGCATCGAACAAATCGTCCGGATCATCGAACCGCG TTTTGAGCTATTTATGA
- the LOC121588586 gene encoding segment polarity protein dishevelled isoform X6 has translation MNMDDKNSTGSGGGGGSSSTGGGSGGGGGGGETKVIYHIDDETTPYLVKIPLPAPQVTLKDFKLVLNKQNINYKYFFKSMDADFGVVKEEIADDATILPCFNGKVVSWLVTADGSNQSDCSELQPTEMIDGRPTLAQLRSMNKPTMNNIMNMPMNPLTYQSASVVSSDLDSTSLFETESEITLDRDMTECSSVQRLQVRKKPQRRKKRAPSMSRTSSYSSITDSTMSLNIITVQINMDTVNFLGISIVGQSNRGGDGGIYVGSIMKGGAVALDGRIEPGDMILQVNDVNFENMTNDEAVRVLREVVQKPGPIKLVVAKCWDPNPKGYFTIPRTEPVRPIDPGAWVAHTAALRSQDTINTDLPESVLERLHADMDMKDIVRAMTKPDSGLEIRDRMWLKITIPNAFIGADVVNWILEHVDGIGDRREARKYVSLMLRRGYIKHTVNKLTFSEQCYYVVGNGIRQDISNMSLEDTESMLSDIAPLPNPPIYMTYSGNYNPSHGYQPIQYGCTGERHPSSGSSSSDILTSKDTSASQSDLAAVIQQTNQMTIANASNKSSGSSNRATLRFGEGNSSGVLSYL, from the exons ATGAACATGGACGATAAAAACTCGACCGGAAGTGGGGGAGGAGGCGGAAGCAGTAGCACTGGGGGTGGAAGTGGCggaggcggtggcggtggcgaaACGAAAGTGATCTATCACATCGATGATGAAACGACACCGTACCTAGTGAAGATACCGTTACCTGCGCCGCAGGTGACGCTGAAGGACTTTAAGCTGGTTCTGAATAAGCAAAACATCAACTACAAATACTTTTTCAAATCGATGGACGCGGACTTTGGTGTCGTGAAGGAGGAAATTGCGGACGATGCAACAATACTGCCCTGCTTCAATGGGAAGGTCGTGTCGTGGCTGGTGACGGCGGACGGTTCCAATCAGTCCGACTGTTCCGAGCTGCAGCCGACGGAGATGATCGATGGGCGGCCAACGCTGGCCCAGCTGCGCAGCATGAACAAACCCACGATGAACAACATAATGAATATGCCGATGAATCCGCTCACCTACCAGTCGGCTTCGGTCGTATCGAGTGATCTCGACTCGACCAGTCTATTCGAAACGGAGAGCGAAATTACGCTCGATCGTGATATGACGGAGTGCAGCAGCGTGcagcggttgcaggtgcgcaAGAAGCCGCAGCGACGCAAAAAGCGCGCACCGTCCATGTCACGCACCTCGTCCTACAGCTCGATTACCGATTCGACCATGTCGCTCAATATCATCACAGTGCAGATCAACATGGATACGGTGAACTTCCTGGGCATCTCCATTGTGGGGCAGTCGAACCGGGGCGGCGATGGTGGCATCTACGTGGGCAGCATCATGAAGGGCGGTGCGGTCGCACTCGATGGACGAATCGAGCCGGGTGACATGATCCTGCAGGTGAACGATGTCAACTTTGAGAACATGACCAACGACGAAGCGGTTCGGGTGTTGCGCGAGGTCGTGCAGAAGCCCGGCCCGATCAAACTAGTGGTGGCCAAATGCTGGGATCCAAATCCGAAGGGATACTTTACGATCCCGCGCACCGAACCGGTTCGGCCGATCGATCCGGGCGCGTGGGTGGCACATACGGCAGCGCTGCGCTCGCAGGACACGATCAACACCGATCTGCCGGAATCGGTGCTTGAGCGCCTGCACGCCGATATGGACATGAAGGATATTGTACGTGCAATGACAAAGCCCGACAGTGGGCTCGAGATTCGTGACCGGATGTGGCTCAAGATCACCATTCCGAATGCGTTTATCGGCGCGGACGTTGTCAACTGGATACTGGAGCACGTGGACGGTATCGGAGACCGCAGGGAGGCCCGCAAGTACGTCTCGCTAATGCTGAGGCGCGGCTACATCAAGCACACCGTCAACAAGCTAACGTTCTCGGAGCAGTGCTACTACGTCGTCGGCAATGGCATCCGCCAGGACATCTCGAACATGTCGCTCGAGGACACGGAAAGCATGCTGAGCGACATCGCGCCACTGCCCAATCCGCCGATCTACATGACGTACTCTGGTAACTACAACCCGTCGCATGGCTACCAACCGATCCAGTACGGATGCACCGGGGAGCGGCATCCGTCGTCCGGGTCGAGCAGCTCCGACATTCTTACCAGCAAGGACACGTCGGCCTCGCAGAGCGACCTGGCAGCCGTCATACAGCAGACCAACCAGATGACGATCGCAAACGCATCGAACAAATCGTCCGGATCATCGAACCGCG CTACACTTCGTTTTGGTGAAGGGAACAGCAGCGGAG TTTTGAGCTATTTATGA
- the LOC121588586 gene encoding segment polarity protein dishevelled isoform X7, with the protein MNMDDKNSTGSGGGGGSSSTGGGSGGGGGGGETKVIYHIDDETTPYLVKIPLPAPQVTLKDFKLVLNKQNINYKYFFKSMDADFGVVKEEIADDATILPCFNGKVVSWLVTADGSNQSDCSELQPTEMIDGRPTLAQLRSMNKPTMNNIMNMPMNPLTYQSASVVSSDLDSTSLFETESEITLDRDMTECSSVQRLQVRKKPQRRKKRAPSMSRTSSYSSITDSTMSLNIITVQINMDTVNFLGISIVGQSNRGGDGGIYVGSIMKGGAVALDGRIEPGDMILQVNDVNFENMTNDEAVRVLREVVQKPGPIKLVVAKCWDPNPKGYFTIPRTEPVRPIDPGAWVAHTAALRSQDTINTDLPESVLERLHADMDMKDIVRAMTKPDSGLEIRDRMWLKITIPNAFIGADVVNWILEHVDGIGDRREARKYVSLMLRRGYIKHTVNKLTFSEQCYYVVGNGIRQDISNMSLEDTESMLSDIAPLPNPPIYMTYSGNYNPSHGYQPIQYGCTGERHPSSGSSSSDILTSKDTSASQSDLAAVIQQTNQMTIANASNKSSGSSNRGNEQDISVLSYL; encoded by the exons ATGAACATGGACGATAAAAACTCGACCGGAAGTGGGGGAGGAGGCGGAAGCAGTAGCACTGGGGGTGGAAGTGGCggaggcggtggcggtggcgaaACGAAAGTGATCTATCACATCGATGATGAAACGACACCGTACCTAGTGAAGATACCGTTACCTGCGCCGCAGGTGACGCTGAAGGACTTTAAGCTGGTTCTGAATAAGCAAAACATCAACTACAAATACTTTTTCAAATCGATGGACGCGGACTTTGGTGTCGTGAAGGAGGAAATTGCGGACGATGCAACAATACTGCCCTGCTTCAATGGGAAGGTCGTGTCGTGGCTGGTGACGGCGGACGGTTCCAATCAGTCCGACTGTTCCGAGCTGCAGCCGACGGAGATGATCGATGGGCGGCCAACGCTGGCCCAGCTGCGCAGCATGAACAAACCCACGATGAACAACATAATGAATATGCCGATGAATCCGCTCACCTACCAGTCGGCTTCGGTCGTATCGAGTGATCTCGACTCGACCAGTCTATTCGAAACGGAGAGCGAAATTACGCTCGATCGTGATATGACGGAGTGCAGCAGCGTGcagcggttgcaggtgcgcaAGAAGCCGCAGCGACGCAAAAAGCGCGCACCGTCCATGTCACGCACCTCGTCCTACAGCTCGATTACCGATTCGACCATGTCGCTCAATATCATCACAGTGCAGATCAACATGGATACGGTGAACTTCCTGGGCATCTCCATTGTGGGGCAGTCGAACCGGGGCGGCGATGGTGGCATCTACGTGGGCAGCATCATGAAGGGCGGTGCGGTCGCACTCGATGGACGAATCGAGCCGGGTGACATGATCCTGCAGGTGAACGATGTCAACTTTGAGAACATGACCAACGACGAAGCGGTTCGGGTGTTGCGCGAGGTCGTGCAGAAGCCCGGCCCGATCAAACTAGTGGTGGCCAAATGCTGGGATCCAAATCCGAAGGGATACTTTACGATCCCGCGCACCGAACCGGTTCGGCCGATCGATCCGGGCGCGTGGGTGGCACATACGGCAGCGCTGCGCTCGCAGGACACGATCAACACCGATCTGCCGGAATCGGTGCTTGAGCGCCTGCACGCCGATATGGACATGAAGGATATTGTACGTGCAATGACAAAGCCCGACAGTGGGCTCGAGATTCGTGACCGGATGTGGCTCAAGATCACCATTCCGAATGCGTTTATCGGCGCGGACGTTGTCAACTGGATACTGGAGCACGTGGACGGTATCGGAGACCGCAGGGAGGCCCGCAAGTACGTCTCGCTAATGCTGAGGCGCGGCTACATCAAGCACACCGTCAACAAGCTAACGTTCTCGGAGCAGTGCTACTACGTCGTCGGCAATGGCATCCGCCAGGACATCTCGAACATGTCGCTCGAGGACACGGAAAGCATGCTGAGCGACATCGCGCCACTGCCCAATCCGCCGATCTACATGACGTACTCTGGTAACTACAACCCGTCGCATGGCTACCAACCGATCCAGTACGGATGCACCGGGGAGCGGCATCCGTCGTCCGGGTCGAGCAGCTCCGACATTCTTACCAGCAAGGACACGTCGGCCTCGCAGAGCGACCTGGCAGCCGTCATACAGCAGACCAACCAGATGACGATCGCAAACGCATCGAACAAATCGTCCGGATCATCGAACCGCGGTAATGAGCAAGACATTTCAG TTTTGAGCTATTTATGA